One genomic region from Bacteroidales bacterium WCE2008 encodes:
- a CDS encoding ATP phosphoribosyltransferase — protein sequence MIRIAIQSKGRLNEDSCALLKDAGITVDEVKRKFLGKAADFPLETLYLRDDDIPEVVADGSSDIGIVGLNEVGETGADVTIVRKLGFGRCRISLAIPKNEEYTGPQWFEGKSIATSYPKILGDYLAKNKVNATVRVIKGSVEIAPAAGIADAIFDIVSSGGTLVSNGLKEVERVFESEAVLIANKNITPEKQELLDNILFRFDSVSESRDMKYILMNLPSDKVGEALNILPAMRSPTVMPLAAEGWCSLHSVVKAEDLWDKIMQLKKIGAEGILVLNVDKVIA from the coding sequence ATGATACGAATAGCAATCCAATCCAAGGGAAGGCTCAACGAAGACAGCTGTGCCCTTCTCAAAGACGCCGGAATCACGGTGGACGAAGTAAAACGCAAATTCCTGGGCAAGGCCGCAGATTTTCCTCTGGAGACCCTCTATCTCCGAGATGACGATATCCCTGAGGTCGTGGCCGACGGCTCGTCCGACATCGGCATCGTCGGCCTGAACGAAGTCGGAGAGACAGGGGCTGACGTGACCATAGTGCGCAAGCTCGGTTTCGGCCGCTGCCGCATTTCCCTTGCCATTCCTAAGAATGAGGAATACACCGGACCTCAGTGGTTCGAAGGAAAGTCCATCGCGACGTCCTATCCGAAAATCCTCGGCGACTACCTCGCAAAGAACAAGGTCAACGCCACTGTGCGGGTGATCAAAGGTTCTGTAGAGATAGCTCCGGCAGCAGGAATCGCCGATGCCATCTTCGACATTGTCTCGTCCGGCGGCACCCTGGTATCCAACGGCCTCAAGGAAGTCGAGCGGGTATTCGAGTCGGAGGCAGTGCTTATCGCCAACAAGAACATCACTCCGGAGAAGCAGGAACTTCTCGACAACATTCTCTTCAGGTTCGACTCCGTGAGCGAGAGCAGGGACATGAAATATATCCTTATGAACCTTCCTTCTGACAAGGTCGGAGAAGCCCTCAACATACTCCCGGCCATGAGAAGCCCTACCGTGATGCCTCTTGCCGCCGAAGGCTGGTGCTCCCTGCACTCTGTCGTCAAGGCCGAGGACCTGTGGGACAAGATAATGCAGCTCAAGAAGATCGGAGCCGAGGGTATCCTTGTGTTGAACGTAGACAAGGTGATAGCATGA